Proteins found in one Paenibacillus borealis genomic segment:
- a CDS encoding tRNA threonylcarbamoyladenosine dehydratase, whose product MLNQFSRTELAIGPEGLGILKNSTVAVLGIGGVGAMAVEALARTGIGRIILIDKDSVDITNINRQIHALTTTIGQNKTDLMVDRVKLINPDCEAIALNMFYTEETYEELFKYKPDYVIDASDTIIYKIHLIKECLTRKIPMISSMGAANKMDPTRFQVADISKTTMDPIARVIRTKLRKEGIKKGVKVVFSTEKPVKPREDVTEQIVPANAPDRRKAKQPPASNSFVPPVVGLIMVSVTVRDLLETGGITFE is encoded by the coding sequence ATGCTGAATCAGTTCTCGCGTACGGAACTGGCAATCGGACCGGAAGGTCTTGGGATCTTGAAGAACAGCACAGTGGCTGTGCTGGGGATTGGCGGAGTGGGCGCGATGGCTGTAGAGGCCCTCGCCCGTACCGGTATCGGACGCATCATTCTAATCGATAAGGATTCCGTCGATATTACCAATATCAACCGCCAGATCCATGCGCTGACGACGACCATCGGCCAGAACAAAACCGATCTGATGGTGGACCGCGTCAAGCTGATCAATCCGGATTGCGAAGCGATCGCCTTGAACATGTTCTACACCGAAGAGACCTATGAGGAGCTGTTCAAATACAAGCCGGATTATGTCATTGACGCTTCGGACACGATTATCTACAAAATTCATCTGATCAAGGAATGTCTGACCCGGAAGATCCCGATGATCTCCAGTATGGGTGCGGCGAACAAGATGGACCCGACCCGTTTCCAGGTGGCCGACATCTCCAAGACGACTATGGACCCGATTGCCCGCGTGATCCGCACGAAGCTGCGCAAGGAAGGCATCAAGAAAGGCGTGAAGGTTGTATTCTCAACCGAGAAGCCGGTAAAGCCGCGTGAGGATGTAACCGAGCAGATTGTTCCCGCCAATGCGCCTGACCGGCGTAAAGCGAAGCAGCCTCCGGCCAGCAATTCGTTCGTGCCTCCGGTAGTCGGTCTGATCATGGTTAGCGTTACAGTACGGGATCTGCTGGAAACCGGCGGCATCACGTTTGAATGA
- the aspS gene encoding aspartate--tRNA ligase, with product MTRSHNCGQLTTASIGETVTLNGWVQTRRDLGGVLFIDLRDRTGIVQIVFNPDYSGEALQIADKVRSEYVLAVTGKVVKRDEETINRNLPTGEIEVQITDIEVLNAAKTPPFFIEDGVEVDESLRMKYRYLDLRRPEMHKTLLLRSKAAKIFRDFLDSEGFIDVETPILTKSSPEGARDYLVPSRVHEGEFFALPQSPQIYKQLLMVGGIERYYQMARCFRDEDLRADRQPEFTQFDIETSFMPQDELLSMMETLMQRLLKETIGVEVATPFQRLTYAEAIGKYGSDKPDLRFGLELVEMNDIVASSGVKVFASVIEKGGEVKCLNAKGCGTWTRKEIDDLGPYAARYGAKGLAWIQVKDGEFKGPIVKFFTEEEIAAVKERTGAEEGDLLLFSADTKKVVADVLGALRLKIGRQLGLIDDSVFKFAWVTEFPLLSYDEDQKRYMAEHHPFTRPMDEDLHLFDTDPGAIRAQAYDIVLNGYEVGGGSQRIYKREVQEKMFEALGFTQELAYEKFGYLMDAFEYGTPPHGGIAFGFDRLIMLLAGRTNLRETIAFPKTASATDLLMDAPSPVDAVQLEQLHIKLAPKPEKEKK from the coding sequence ATGACCAGAAGCCATAACTGTGGACAATTGACAACGGCCAGCATCGGCGAGACAGTAACACTGAACGGTTGGGTGCAGACCCGCCGTGACCTTGGAGGCGTGCTGTTTATTGACCTGCGCGACCGCACAGGGATTGTACAGATTGTATTCAACCCTGACTATTCCGGAGAAGCGCTGCAGATTGCCGATAAGGTGCGCAGTGAGTACGTGCTTGCCGTAACGGGTAAAGTGGTTAAACGGGATGAAGAAACGATCAACCGCAACCTGCCGACCGGTGAGATTGAAGTACAGATTACAGATATTGAAGTACTGAATGCTGCCAAGACACCTCCGTTCTTCATTGAAGACGGTGTGGAAGTGGATGAATCGCTGCGGATGAAATACCGTTACCTGGATCTGCGCCGTCCGGAAATGCACAAGACGCTGCTGCTCCGTTCGAAAGCGGCCAAGATCTTCCGCGACTTCCTGGACAGCGAAGGTTTCATTGATGTGGAAACTCCGATTCTGACCAAAAGCTCACCGGAAGGCGCACGTGATTATCTCGTGCCAAGCCGTGTGCATGAAGGGGAATTCTTCGCGCTTCCGCAGTCTCCGCAGATCTACAAGCAGCTGCTGATGGTCGGCGGCATCGAGCGTTATTACCAGATGGCACGCTGTTTCCGCGATGAGGACCTGCGCGCAGACCGCCAGCCGGAATTCACCCAGTTCGACATCGAGACCTCCTTCATGCCGCAGGATGAACTGTTGTCCATGATGGAAACCCTGATGCAGCGACTGCTTAAGGAAACTATTGGTGTTGAGGTGGCTACTCCGTTCCAGCGGTTGACTTATGCCGAAGCTATCGGCAAATACGGCTCGGACAAGCCTGACCTGCGGTTTGGCCTGGAGCTGGTAGAGATGAACGATATCGTTGCTTCCAGCGGTGTGAAGGTATTCGCCTCCGTGATCGAGAAGGGCGGAGAAGTGAAATGTCTTAATGCTAAGGGCTGCGGCACCTGGACCCGTAAGGAAATTGATGATCTCGGACCGTATGCTGCACGCTACGGCGCCAAGGGCCTGGCCTGGATTCAAGTGAAAGACGGCGAGTTCAAAGGCCCAATCGTGAAGTTCTTCACGGAAGAAGAGATTGCCGCCGTGAAGGAACGTACCGGTGCTGAAGAAGGCGACCTTCTGCTCTTCTCCGCTGACACCAAGAAGGTGGTTGCGGATGTGCTCGGCGCACTCCGCCTGAAGATCGGCCGCCAGCTTGGCCTGATCGATGACAGTGTGTTCAAATTCGCCTGGGTTACAGAATTCCCGCTGCTCAGCTATGACGAAGACCAGAAGCGCTACATGGCAGAGCATCATCCGTTCACACGCCCGATGGATGAAGACCTGCATCTCTTCGATACAGATCCGGGTGCGATCCGCGCGCAGGCTTATGACATCGTGCTTAACGGCTACGAGGTGGGCGGCGGCTCCCAGCGTATCTACAAACGCGAGGTTCAGGAGAAAATGTTCGAAGCTCTCGGCTTCACACAGGAACTCGCGTATGAGAAATTCGGCTACCTGATGGATGCCTTCGAATACGGCACACCTCCGCACGGCGGGATTGCCTTCGGCTTCGACCGTCTGATCATGCTGCTGGCCGGACGCACGAACCTGCGTGAAACCATTGCCTTCCCTAAGACCGCAAGTGCAACCGACCTGCTGATGGACGCTCCGTCCCCGGTAGATGCTGTACAGCTCGAGCAGCTGCATATCAAATTGGCACCAAAACCGGAAAAAGAAAAGAAATAA
- the hisS gene encoding histidine--tRNA ligase, protein MAKERFEKPTGTQDVLPGAVEKWQYVEGKARDLCRRFNYREIRTPLFEHTGLFERGVGETTDIVEGEMYTFKDKGDRDLALRPEGTAGVVRAYVQNKLYGEPDVSKLYYIGPMFRYERPQAGRYRQFHQFGIEAFGAVDPAIDAEVISLGYQFYLDLGLKDVRVELNSVGNAPSRAAYREKLLDFLRPMRESLCSDCQRRMERNPLRVLDCKVDQDKFGGAPSILDSLDEECTEHFAKVKGHLDAMGVEYSINPRLVRGLDYYTHTAFEYKAAGIGSIDTVGGGGRYNGLVEEIGGPDQPGIGFGIGLERILLILENQGVELEAVKPLDVYFVALGEAADLEITKQLFHLRSLGFSAERDYLGRKMKAQMKSADRMSARYTAILGEDELNSGVIALKSMETGEQRTVKLEELAQSLN, encoded by the coding sequence GTGGCTAAAGAAAGATTCGAGAAACCAACCGGTACGCAGGATGTGCTTCCGGGTGCAGTAGAGAAGTGGCAGTACGTTGAGGGCAAAGCAAGAGATCTCTGCCGCCGCTTCAACTACCGGGAGATCCGCACACCGCTGTTCGAGCACACCGGGCTGTTTGAGCGTGGTGTAGGTGAAACAACGGATATTGTAGAAGGGGAAATGTACACCTTCAAGGACAAAGGCGACCGCGATCTGGCACTGCGTCCCGAAGGGACTGCGGGCGTTGTACGCGCGTATGTGCAGAACAAGCTGTATGGTGAGCCGGATGTCAGCAAGCTGTATTATATCGGACCGATGTTCCGCTATGAACGTCCGCAGGCAGGCAGATACCGCCAGTTCCACCAATTCGGCATCGAAGCCTTCGGTGCAGTGGACCCGGCAATCGATGCGGAAGTGATTTCGCTCGGGTACCAGTTCTATCTTGATCTGGGGCTGAAGGATGTAAGAGTGGAGCTGAATTCCGTGGGTAACGCGCCTAGCCGCGCGGCGTACCGGGAGAAGCTGCTGGATTTCCTGAGACCGATGAGAGAGAGCCTGTGCAGCGACTGCCAGCGCCGGATGGAACGCAACCCGCTGCGCGTGCTGGACTGCAAGGTCGATCAGGATAAATTCGGCGGGGCCCCGTCTATTCTGGATAGTCTGGACGAGGAGTGCACAGAGCATTTTGCCAAGGTAAAAGGGCATTTGGACGCGATGGGCGTGGAGTACAGCATCAATCCCCGTCTGGTACGCGGTCTGGATTATTACACGCATACAGCGTTTGAGTATAAAGCGGCAGGCATCGGCTCCATCGACACGGTGGGCGGCGGCGGCCGGTATAACGGCCTGGTGGAAGAAATCGGCGGACCGGATCAGCCGGGTATCGGTTTCGGCATCGGCCTTGAGCGTATTCTGCTGATTCTGGAGAATCAGGGAGTAGAGCTGGAAGCAGTGAAGCCGCTGGATGTGTATTTTGTCGCATTGGGCGAAGCTGCAGATCTGGAAATCACCAAGCAGCTGTTCCATCTGCGCAGCCTGGGTTTCTCGGCAGAACGCGATTACCTGGGACGGAAGATGAAGGCACAGATGAAGTCAGCGGACCGCATGTCGGCCCGGTATACGGCGATTCTTGGCGAAGACGAGCTGAACAGCGGTGTTATCGCCCTGAAGTCGATGGAAACAGGCGAGCAGCGGACCGTCAAGCTGGAAGAGCTGGCGCAGTCGCTGAATTAG
- a CDS encoding type 1 glutamine amidotransferase domain-containing protein, with product MSKVAFLLANGFEDSEMKVPYEEVLQAGHQAEIIGLKKNETLLGKKGSVSYAAHKAVSEVKAGDYDAVVIPGGSSPENLRLDQDILQFVKDADGAGKPIAAICHGPQILISAGLVQGRTLTSYPPLKDDLINAGAEFKDEEVVVDGNYITSRTPKDEPAFVRELLKVL from the coding sequence ATGAGTAAAGTAGCATTTCTGCTCGCTAATGGTTTTGAGGATTCCGAAATGAAGGTGCCTTACGAAGAAGTACTGCAGGCCGGACATCAGGCAGAGATTATTGGTCTGAAGAAAAATGAGACCCTGCTCGGTAAAAAAGGCAGCGTGTCTTATGCCGCCCATAAGGCGGTCAGCGAGGTGAAAGCCGGAGATTATGATGCTGTAGTCATCCCGGGCGGATCTTCGCCGGAGAACCTTCGTCTTGACCAGGATATCCTGCAATTTGTAAAAGATGCGGACGGTGCAGGCAAGCCTATTGCTGCTATCTGCCACGGGCCGCAGATTCTGATCAGTGCCGGTCTGGTACAAGGCCGCACGCTTACCTCCTATCCGCCGCTGAAGGATGATCTCATCAATGCCGGTGCGGAATTCAAGGATGAAGAGGTCGTCGTGGACGGCAATTACATTACTTCACGCACACCCAAGGATGAGCCCGCATTTGTGCGTGAGCTGCTTAAGGTGTTGTAA
- the dtd gene encoding D-aminoacyl-tRNA deacylase — translation MRVVVQRCKDASVTVDGTVTGAIGEGLMLLVGVTHEDTEKDAKYLADKVAGLRIFEDDAGKMNFSVTDAGGAILSVSQFTLYGDCRKGRRPNFMAAAAPAEAERLYDYFNQELRRGGLQVETGIFGAMMDVSLTNWGPVTLLLDSRG, via the coding sequence ATGAGAGTGGTTGTACAGCGCTGCAAGGATGCGAGTGTGACGGTGGACGGAACAGTAACCGGAGCGATTGGAGAGGGCCTGATGCTGCTGGTCGGCGTAACCCATGAAGATACGGAGAAGGATGCCAAGTATTTGGCTGACAAGGTAGCCGGACTGCGGATCTTTGAGGATGACGCCGGCAAAATGAACTTCAGTGTAACAGATGCCGGCGGAGCAATCCTGTCTGTGTCCCAGTTCACCCTGTACGGGGACTGCCGCAAGGGCCGGCGGCCCAACTTCATGGCTGCGGCGGCTCCGGCGGAGGCCGAGCGGCTCTATGACTACTTCAACCAGGAGCTGCGCAGAGGCGGACTTCAGGTGGAGACCGGTATTTTTGGAGCGATGATGGACGTCTCCCTGACGAACTGGGGCCCGGTTACCCTGCTGCTGGACAGCCGGGGCTAG
- a CDS encoding RelA/SpoT family protein, which produces MGIEQLTEKAGAYIKEKDLLRIREAYEFADQAHHGQVRKSGEPYILHPLAVADIVVNMQMDVISIIAALLHDVVEDTTVSLDQIRAKFGDTCAMLVDGLTKLERIRFRSKEEQQNENYRKMFIAMAQDIRVIVIKLADRLHNMRTLKYQSEESQRRISYETLEIFCPIADRLGISAIKWEMEDIALRYLNPQQYYRIANLVHKKRAEREQFIDSVIGRIRAKLDEMGIEGDLSGRPKHIYSVYNKMSTKNKQFNEIYDLLAIRIIVDNIKDCYATLGIIHTLWKPMPGRFKDYIAMPKANMYQSLHTTVVGPGGEPTEVQIRTWEMHRTAEFGIAAHWAYKEGSSNNVNPENRMPFFREILELQHEAKDAEEFVESLKMDFFSDLVFVFTPKGEVVELPAGSVPLDFAFRIHTEVGNRTIGSKVNGRIVPLDHKLKTGDIVEILTSKNSYGPSRDWLKIAQSSHARSKIKQWFKKEKREENVEKGREAIERELKRLNVEVSDWLTEDKLSEAAKKFAFNDVEDMLSAVGFGGITAAQIASKLTEKLRKDQEEAAGHLELTSEMKEIKSSGEKRNQPTNGVRVKGIDNLLVRFARCCNPVPGDDIIGYVTRGRGVSVHREDCPNIPGEGDGEESARVIEVEWEGSMEANYSVDIEITGHDRNGLLNEVLQAVSESKTNISAVTGRSDKNKMAMIHMTILIRNTDHLQSVVDKVKRVKDVYTVNRIMQ; this is translated from the coding sequence ATGGGCATAGAGCAATTAACCGAAAAGGCCGGCGCCTATATAAAAGAAAAAGATCTTCTCCGCATCCGGGAAGCTTATGAGTTTGCCGATCAGGCTCATCACGGGCAGGTTCGGAAATCGGGGGAGCCATACATTCTGCATCCGCTGGCGGTCGCAGATATTGTCGTCAACATGCAAATGGATGTTATATCTATTATTGCAGCGCTGTTGCATGATGTTGTAGAAGATACGACGGTGTCACTGGACCAGATTCGCGCGAAATTTGGCGATACCTGCGCCATGCTGGTGGACGGTCTGACCAAGCTGGAACGCATCCGGTTCCGCTCTAAGGAAGAGCAGCAGAACGAGAATTACCGCAAAATGTTCATCGCTATGGCTCAGGATATCCGGGTCATTGTGATTAAGCTGGCGGACCGTCTGCATAATATGCGTACGCTCAAGTACCAGTCGGAAGAGAGCCAGCGCCGTATTTCCTATGAGACTCTGGAGATTTTTTGTCCCATTGCGGACCGCTTGGGGATCTCTGCGATTAAATGGGAGATGGAGGATATTGCCCTCCGTTATCTGAATCCGCAGCAGTATTACCGGATTGCCAATCTTGTACACAAGAAACGGGCAGAACGTGAGCAGTTTATCGACAGCGTTATCGGGCGGATCCGCGCCAAGCTGGATGAAATGGGCATCGAAGGGGATCTTTCGGGACGCCCGAAGCATATTTACAGTGTCTATAACAAGATGAGCACCAAGAACAAGCAGTTCAACGAAATCTATGATCTGCTGGCCATCCGCATTATCGTCGACAATATTAAGGATTGTTATGCTACGTTAGGAATTATCCATACTCTTTGGAAGCCGATGCCTGGCCGGTTCAAGGATTATATCGCCATGCCCAAAGCGAATATGTATCAGTCTTTGCATACAACGGTAGTGGGTCCCGGAGGGGAGCCTACTGAAGTGCAGATCCGTACCTGGGAGATGCACCGTACGGCCGAATTCGGGATAGCTGCGCATTGGGCGTATAAGGAAGGCAGCAGCAACAACGTGAATCCGGAGAACCGGATGCCGTTCTTCCGCGAGATTCTGGAGCTGCAGCATGAAGCTAAGGATGCGGAAGAATTCGTGGAGTCGCTCAAAATGGACTTTTTCTCCGACCTCGTCTTTGTGTTCACGCCTAAGGGTGAGGTTGTAGAGCTGCCTGCAGGCTCTGTGCCGCTTGACTTCGCGTTCCGCATCCATACAGAGGTCGGCAACCGGACGATCGGCTCCAAGGTCAACGGGCGCATCGTACCGCTCGACCATAAGCTGAAGACCGGGGATATCGTGGAGATTCTGACCTCGAAGAACTCGTACGGGCCGAGCCGTGACTGGCTGAAGATTGCCCAGTCTTCACATGCGCGAAGCAAGATCAAGCAATGGTTCAAGAAGGAGAAGCGGGAAGAGAACGTTGAAAAAGGCCGTGAAGCGATCGAACGTGAGCTGAAGCGCCTGAACGTGGAGGTCTCTGACTGGCTGACGGAAGATAAATTGTCAGAAGCAGCGAAGAAATTCGCCTTCAATGATGTAGAGGATATGCTCTCCGCAGTAGGTTTTGGCGGGATTACAGCCGCGCAGATTGCCTCCAAGCTGACCGAGAAGCTGCGTAAGGACCAGGAAGAAGCCGCCGGTCATCTGGAGCTGACTTCTGAGATGAAGGAGATCAAATCCAGCGGGGAGAAGCGCAATCAGCCGACCAACGGCGTGCGTGTCAAAGGGATTGATAATCTGCTTGTACGCTTCGCACGATGTTGTAATCCCGTGCCGGGCGACGATATTATTGGTTATGTAACCCGCGGACGCGGCGTATCCGTGCACCGTGAGGATTGTCCGAACATTCCGGGTGAAGGGGACGGGGAGGAATCAGCCCGTGTCATTGAAGTGGAATGGGAAGGCAGCATGGAGGCCAACTATAGCGTCGATATTGAGATTACGGGCCATGACCGCAACGGACTGCTGAATGAAGTGCTGCAGGCGGTGTCGGAGAGCAAGACCAATATCTCAGCGGTTACGGGACGCTCTGACAAGAACAAGATGGCGATGATTCATATGACGATTCTGATCCGCAACACCGATCATCTGCAGTCTGTGGTGGATAAGGTCAAGCGCGTGAAGGATGTTTATACGGTTAACCGCATTATGCAATAA
- the uraA gene encoding uracil permease has translation MQREIQVNERLPWGPGFLLSLQHLFAMFGSTVLVPNLFGVDPGMILLMNGIGTLLYILICRGKIPAYLGSSFAFISPVLSVLDKHSGDHEHGYSLALGAFIVTGVIFILVALIVRYAGTGWINVVFPPAVMGAIVATIGLELVPVAARMAGLIAPEGVAATDWTPDGKAITLSMVTLGVTVLGSVLFRGFPKIIHILIGIVTGYVLAYILGQVNTGAISEAHFLSHPTIITPSFEWSVIFTIIPVSLVVIVEHIGHLLVTSNIVGKDLTKDPGLDRSLMGNGISTVLSGFLGSTPNTTYGENIGVMALTKVYSVYVIGGAAVIAILLSFSGTFSSVIANIPQPVMGGVSLLLFGVIAASGLRIFVEQKVDFSKATNMILATLVLVVGISGISLTIYGVQLKGMALATIVGMVLSLLFKLFEVLGLSNEQEAEKSAH, from the coding sequence TTGCAACGCGAAATTCAAGTTAACGAAAGACTCCCTTGGGGCCCGGGTTTCCTCCTGAGTCTTCAGCATTTGTTCGCCATGTTCGGCAGCACAGTGCTTGTCCCCAACCTGTTCGGTGTAGATCCCGGCATGATCCTGCTGATGAATGGTATCGGCACCTTGCTTTACATTCTGATCTGCCGCGGCAAAATCCCCGCATATCTTGGTTCAAGCTTCGCCTTCATCTCTCCGGTATTAAGTGTGCTAGATAAACATTCCGGCGATCATGAGCATGGATATTCGCTTGCACTTGGCGCATTTATTGTTACTGGTGTTATTTTTATTCTAGTCGCTTTGATCGTGCGTTATGCGGGCACCGGCTGGATTAATGTCGTATTCCCTCCGGCGGTTATGGGCGCTATCGTAGCAACCATCGGACTGGAGCTCGTTCCTGTAGCAGCACGCATGGCCGGACTGATTGCTCCTGAAGGAGTGGCCGCCACTGACTGGACTCCGGATGGAAAAGCTATTACCTTGTCGATGGTCACGCTGGGCGTTACCGTACTCGGCTCCGTGTTATTCCGCGGCTTCCCCAAAATCATTCATATCCTCATCGGTATCGTTACCGGTTATGTACTCGCTTATATCTTGGGCCAGGTAAATACAGGGGCTATCTCTGAAGCCCATTTCCTGTCCCATCCAACGATTATCACCCCATCTTTCGAATGGTCGGTAATTTTCACAATCATCCCTGTATCGCTTGTTGTTATTGTTGAGCATATCGGCCACTTGCTGGTAACCAGCAACATTGTCGGCAAAGACCTGACCAAAGATCCCGGACTGGACCGCTCACTGATGGGTAACGGGATTTCCACGGTACTATCAGGATTCCTGGGCTCCACCCCGAATACCACTTATGGTGAAAATATCGGCGTTATGGCGCTTACCAAAGTCTACTCGGTGTACGTAATCGGCGGCGCTGCAGTGATCGCTATCCTGCTTTCGTTCTCCGGAACATTCTCGTCGGTCATTGCTAATATCCCGCAGCCGGTCATGGGCGGTGTCTCACTCTTACTGTTCGGAGTAATTGCCGCATCGGGTCTGCGTATTTTCGTGGAGCAGAAGGTCGATTTCTCCAAAGCTACCAACATGATTCTGGCTACTCTGGTACTGGTGGTCGGCATCAGCGGTATCTCACTGACGATCTACGGTGTACAGCTGAAAGGTATGGCACTGGCGACAATCGTCGGTATGGTTCTCTCCTTGCTCTTCAAGCTGTTCGAGGTTCTTGGCTTGTCCAATGAACAGGAAGCAGAGAAATCCGCTCATTAA
- a CDS encoding adenine phosphoribosyltransferase, which translates to MDFKDSIRVIPDFPQPGISFKDITTLLKDGAKYRAAIDELKALVAHLEIDIIAGPEARGFVVGAPLAYALGVGFVPIRKSGKLPYATIEVGYDLEYGKDTLAVHTDAIQPGQKVLIADDLLATGGTIATSVSLVEQLGGQVVGAAFLIELTALAGRNKLSDIEVVTLLTYED; encoded by the coding sequence TTGGATTTCAAAGACAGTATTCGTGTGATTCCGGATTTCCCGCAGCCGGGAATCAGCTTTAAAGATATAACTACCCTGCTTAAAGATGGCGCCAAGTACCGTGCAGCTATCGATGAGCTTAAGGCGCTTGTTGCCCATCTGGAGATTGATATAATTGCCGGACCGGAGGCGCGCGGCTTTGTAGTAGGTGCACCGCTGGCGTATGCACTGGGCGTCGGTTTTGTGCCCATCCGCAAAAGCGGCAAGCTTCCTTACGCGACGATTGAAGTGGGATACGATCTGGAATACGGCAAAGATACCCTTGCCGTACACACAGACGCTATCCAGCCGGGACAGAAGGTTCTGATTGCTGATGATCTGCTCGCTACCGGCGGCACGATCGCTACTTCGGTAAGCCTGGTGGAGCAGCTTGGCGGACAGGTGGTCGGCGCAGCATTCCTGATTGAACTGACGGCTCTGGCCGGACGCAATAAGCTGTCTGATATTGAAGTGGTTACCCTGTTGACTTACGAGGATTAA